In Syntrophales bacterium, one genomic interval encodes:
- a CDS encoding HU family DNA-binding protein produces the protein MTKAELITAMAKDADVTKAVAGKVLESYVKNVQTELKKNGKIGLVGFGTFSVVKRKARMGRNPQTGKEIKIKAKKVVKFKPGKQLQEKIK, from the coding sequence ATGACAAAGGCTGAGTTGATCACAGCCATGGCGAAGGACGCGGATGTAACCAAGGCCGTCGCCGGCAAAGTTCTTGAGTCGTACGTAAAGAACGTTCAGACGGAACTCAAGAAAAATGGAAAAATCGGACTTGTTGGTTTTGGTACATTCTCGGTAGTGAAGAGAAAAGCCAGAATGGGCCGCAACCCCCAGACGGGCAAAGAAATCAAGATTAAGGCGAAAAAGGTCGTGAAATTCAAGCCCGGCAAACAGCTTCAGGAAAAAATAAAATAA
- a CDS encoding AMP-binding protein, with product MGLRDFGVYDIIRRNALVCSGRDALVFRNKRITHGEYKECCDRCAAGLVRAGVGRGDRLAVIAGNSDEYVILYGAAAGIGAIVLPVNWRFQRDEIQYVLQDCTPTLLFTGSEYRQVARDASRAVPSIRALYTIGPRDEKDDLPPFQELLSDEADTAERDVSGETGYVIMHTAAVDGRPRGALLSQRNVIAITTQALAEQNRDETASHLCILPLFHIAALASVLTVLHCGGKNVIMERFDPVQALRLIESERVAGFGSFAPILTMLLEEQERNPRDLSSLRAIGGLEDPGSIDRFLEHASHASFFSAYGQTEAMAVTGCNRAERPGSAGRPSLLTRVALFDDYDRDVSPGETGEICVRSPTVFQGYWGREEETAQTFRSGWHHTGDIGRFDSDGYLWYVKRKSHKELIKPGGENVYPAEVELALMSHGSLVEVCVIGVPDRTWGEAVKAVCVLKPGAVTTPRELIDHVASRIARYKKPGDIIFVDALPRTEAGEIDREQVKRDHGGEY from the coding sequence ATGGGTCTTCGCGATTTCGGCGTGTACGATATCATTCGCAGGAACGCCCTGGTCTGCTCCGGGCGTGACGCCCTGGTATTCAGGAATAAACGGATAACTCACGGGGAATACAAGGAGTGTTGTGACCGCTGCGCCGCGGGACTTGTCAGGGCCGGGGTCGGCAGGGGAGACCGTCTGGCCGTGATCGCCGGCAACAGCGACGAATATGTCATACTCTACGGGGCCGCTGCAGGAATAGGCGCCATCGTACTTCCCGTAAATTGGCGTTTTCAAAGAGACGAAATACAGTATGTGCTTCAGGACTGTACGCCCACGCTACTTTTCACCGGGAGCGAATACCGTCAGGTTGCCCGTGACGCGTCGCGGGCTGTCCCTTCCATCAGAGCCCTGTATACCATAGGTCCCCGGGACGAAAAAGACGATCTTCCCCCCTTTCAGGAACTCTTGAGCGATGAAGCGGACACTGCGGAGCGGGATGTTTCAGGGGAAACGGGCTACGTGATCATGCATACCGCCGCCGTTGACGGAAGGCCCCGGGGTGCCCTGCTCAGCCAAAGAAACGTCATCGCCATCACGACCCAGGCCCTGGCTGAACAGAACCGTGACGAGACGGCGAGTCATCTATGTATTCTGCCTCTCTTCCATATCGCCGCCCTGGCCTCGGTCCTGACGGTTCTCCATTGCGGAGGAAAGAATGTCATCATGGAGCGCTTTGATCCGGTTCAGGCCCTGCGACTGATCGAATCGGAGCGCGTTGCCGGTTTCGGGTCCTTTGCCCCCATTCTCACCATGCTCCTTGAGGAGCAGGAGAGGAATCCCCGTGACCTTTCAAGCCTGAGGGCCATAGGCGGTCTGGAAGATCCCGGATCAATCGACCGCTTTCTCGAGCATGCCTCGCATGCCTCGTTCTTCAGCGCCTATGGCCAGACAGAGGCAATGGCCGTGACCGGGTGCAACAGGGCAGAACGGCCGGGGAGCGCCGGTCGCCCGTCCCTTCTTACACGCGTCGCTCTCTTCGATGACTATGACCGGGACGTGTCCCCGGGCGAAACGGGGGAAATTTGTGTCCGTTCACCCACAGTGTTCCAGGGATACTGGGGACGTGAGGAAGAAACGGCGCAGACCTTCAGAAGCGGCTGGCACCATACGGGCGACATCGGCCGCTTTGATAGCGACGGGTATCTCTGGTATGTAAAGCGCAAGTCTCATAAAGAACTGATAAAGCCGGGGGGAGAAAACGTGTATCCCGCTGAAGTCGAGCTGGCCCTGATGAGCCATGGAAGTCTCGTCGAGGTGTGCGTTATCGGCGTTCCGGACAGAACCTGGGGCGAAGCGGTGAAAGCCGTCTGTGTCCTCAAGCCGGGTGCTGTGACCACGCCCCGGGAATTGATTGATCATGTGGCGTCTAGAATCGCCCGCTACAAGAAGCCCGGGGACATTATTTTTGTTGATGCCCTGCCCAGGACGGAAGCGGGAGAAATCGACAGGGAGCAGGTCAAGAGGGATCACGGGGGGGAGTATTGA
- a CDS encoding DegQ family serine endoprotease — translation MDLLQQRRKGRFVQSVIPGVVGLAILVALTVTAPAGDAVAREAKSGAVSVPAPVVAYVPSSFTDLAEHLKPGVVNIRTTKIVSGGDMYPFGTPFRGSPFDRFFGGEDFFKRFFGDRPGREYRQRSLGSGFVISSDGYIFTNNHVIERAEEILVRLSDGNEYRATVKGSDRNTDIALLKIEADGDLPVVTLGTSSELRVGEWVMAIGNPFGLSQTVTVGIVSATGRVIGAGPYDDFIQTDASINPGNSGGPLFNMAGEVVGINTAIVAQGQGIGFAIPIDMAKEILPALKKEGRVTRGWLGISVQDVTAEISESLGLKSTEGVLVAHAFEGDPAAAAGIKSGDVIVSIDGRPIKDTQELLRVVASIPVGTKVPLGVIRQGVEKKFTVTVKERPDPDAMAFTERSEDRFGMTVQPITADMAQHFGLTDTSGVIITAVDPAGKAAEAGIRTADIIVSVNNARIDSIQDYHEALTRADEHKSLLLLIKRDDTRFFVVIKP, via the coding sequence ATGGACCTGTTACAACAACGCAGGAAAGGCCGGTTTGTGCAATCTGTGATTCCCGGAGTCGTCGGTCTTGCGATTCTCGTCGCTCTGACGGTGACGGCACCGGCCGGAGACGCCGTTGCCCGGGAAGCCAAGTCCGGTGCCGTATCGGTTCCGGCCCCGGTGGTTGCCTATGTGCCGTCTTCTTTTACGGATCTTGCGGAACATCTCAAGCCCGGTGTCGTCAACATCAGAACCACGAAGATTGTCAGCGGCGGGGACATGTATCCTTTCGGAACGCCCTTCCGGGGATCCCCTTTTGATCGGTTTTTCGGCGGAGAGGATTTTTTCAAGCGGTTTTTCGGAGACCGTCCCGGCAGAGAATACCGTCAAAGAAGTCTCGGTTCCGGCTTTGTCATCAGCAGCGACGGCTATATATTCACCAACAACCATGTTATTGAACGGGCCGAGGAGATACTGGTTCGCCTGTCCGATGGAAATGAATACCGGGCTACGGTGAAGGGCAGTGACAGAAACACGGATATAGCCCTGCTGAAAATCGAAGCCGACGGGGATCTTCCCGTGGTGACGCTGGGCACATCGTCGGAACTCCGCGTGGGTGAGTGGGTCATGGCTATCGGGAACCCCTTCGGCCTGTCTCAGACGGTGACAGTGGGTATCGTGAGTGCCACCGGGCGAGTCATCGGGGCGGGTCCCTATGACGATTTTATTCAGACCGATGCCTCGATCAATCCCGGAAACAGCGGCGGTCCACTTTTTAACATGGCCGGAGAGGTTGTCGGGATCAATACGGCTATCGTGGCTCAGGGACAGGGAATCGGTTTTGCCATTCCCATCGATATGGCGAAGGAGATTCTTCCCGCCCTGAAAAAAGAGGGACGGGTGACCCGGGGGTGGCTCGGTATTTCCGTTCAGGATGTGACTGCCGAGATTTCAGAAAGCCTGGGCCTGAAGTCGACGGAGGGCGTCCTGGTGGCGCATGCCTTTGAAGGGGATCCCGCCGCGGCCGCGGGTATTAAGAGCGGTGACGTCATTGTTTCCATAGACGGCAGACCCATCAAGGATACCCAGGAGCTTCTCCGCGTTGTCGCGTCGATTCCCGTGGGAACCAAGGTACCCCTTGGCGTCATCCGCCAGGGCGTTGAGAAAAAATTTACGGTCACCGTCAAGGAGCGTCCCGATCCGGACGCCATGGCCTTTACAGAAAGGAGTGAAGATCGGTTCGGCATGACGGTTCAACCCATAACAGCCGACATGGCACAGCATTTCGGTTTGACCGATACGTCGGGAGTTATTATCACCGCCGTGGATCCCGCGGGAAAGGCCGCCGAGGCCGGCATACGGACCGCGGATATCATTGTGTCCGTAAACAATGCCCGGATTGATTCCATACAGGATTATCATGAGGCTCTGACCAGGGCCGACGAACACAAGAGCCTCCTCCTTCTGATAAAGCGGGATGACACGCGTTTTTTTGTGGTTATAAAACCCTGA
- a CDS encoding ATP-binding protein yields MKNSKKAAPAASVRRSWIMLSPWIVIGTVIILVPIVIFMALYSIEKQKDAMTRLLAEKGAALIRSFEAGARAGIPATGGTSSQIQTLLVETAQQPDIVYLLITDLNGSIVAHNNPKEVGRYHGRGLDLREIAATEALYYRTLKDQGQKEIFEVFRYFAPSQAVIPAPLERAIPDDVFRGDPSRHPALMIFIGLDREPVASALKADFRMTATLALILLLIGFTGVISLLVAEGYRQARSSLSRVKVFSDNLVEHMPIGIIATDSTAVITSFNQVAEEVLRIPAADVLGRPVRAVLSPALADVLDRFEETVTFFEEEITCLLPDGRPVPLDVVATTLMDEKSFMGHAILIRDLTEVKRLRKEVERSRHLASLGRMAAGVAHEIRNPLSSIKGFATYFRDRYPDVPEDQKTADIMISEVERLNRAIGQLLELSRPLRVRRSPVSPAFLVKTSLETISSRAGEQNVEIDRDLPEVDYTLEADADGLNQVLLNLYLNALDSMPSGGRLLVRLVRDGNFRTTLSVTDTGGGIEDADLPKIFDPYYTTKSTGTGLGLAIVHKIIEAHGGDIHVESTPGQGTTVSVTIPAKPPPTGTNRGDEP; encoded by the coding sequence ATGAAGAACAGCAAAAAAGCAGCTCCCGCCGCATCGGTCAGGCGCTCCTGGATCATGCTCTCTCCCTGGATCGTCATAGGGACGGTGATCATCCTGGTCCCCATCGTGATTTTCATGGCCTTGTACAGCATAGAAAAACAGAAAGACGCCATGACACGGCTTCTCGCTGAAAAAGGAGCCGCCCTTATCAGATCGTTCGAGGCGGGCGCCAGGGCCGGGATCCCGGCAACAGGCGGCACGAGTTCCCAGATACAGACGCTGCTCGTTGAAACGGCACAACAGCCCGATATCGTCTATCTCCTGATAACGGACCTGAACGGCTCTATCGTCGCCCACAACAATCCGAAGGAAGTCGGGCGCTACCATGGCAGGGGGCTGGATCTCCGGGAAATCGCCGCGACGGAAGCCCTGTACTATCGGACGCTCAAAGATCAGGGACAGAAAGAAATCTTTGAAGTCTTCAGATACTTTGCCCCTTCACAGGCGGTTATCCCCGCGCCGCTCGAACGTGCCATACCGGACGACGTTTTCCGCGGCGACCCGTCACGGCATCCTGCGCTCATGATATTCATCGGACTTGACCGGGAACCCGTCGCATCCGCCCTGAAGGCGGATTTCCGCATGACCGCGACGTTGGCCCTCATTCTCCTGTTGATCGGTTTCACCGGCGTTATTTCCCTTCTCGTTGCCGAGGGATACCGGCAGGCCCGCTCATCACTATCCAGGGTAAAAGTATTTTCAGACAACCTTGTGGAACACATGCCCATAGGTATTATCGCCACGGACAGCACGGCGGTCATTACGTCTTTCAACCAGGTCGCCGAGGAGGTCCTGAGAATTCCGGCGGCGGATGTCCTCGGCCGGCCCGTCCGGGCGGTTCTTTCCCCGGCGCTGGCGGATGTCCTGGACCGCTTCGAGGAAACGGTGACATTCTTTGAAGAGGAAATAACCTGTCTTCTACCCGACGGCCGCCCAGTGCCGCTCGATGTCGTCGCAACCACTCTCATGGACGAAAAATCTTTCATGGGACATGCTATCCTCATACGGGATCTTACGGAGGTCAAGCGCCTCAGGAAGGAAGTCGAGCGCAGCCGGCACCTGGCTTCACTGGGGAGGATGGCTGCGGGCGTGGCCCATGAAATACGCAACCCTCTGAGCTCCATCAAAGGCTTCGCGACCTATTTCCGGGACCGCTACCCGGACGTACCGGAGGATCAAAAGACCGCCGACATAATGATCAGTGAGGTGGAACGCCTTAACCGTGCTATCGGTCAGCTTCTGGAACTCTCCCGCCCCCTGCGGGTAAGGCGGAGTCCGGTCTCTCCCGCGTTCCTGGTCAAAACGTCGCTCGAAACCATTTCTTCCCGGGCCGGGGAACAGAACGTTGAGATAGACCGGGATCTTCCGGAGGTGGATTATACCCTTGAAGCCGACGCCGACGGCCTGAACCAGGTGCTTCTCAACCTGTATCTCAACGCCCTGGATTCCATGCCTTCCGGAGGTCGGCTGCTGGTTCGCCTCGTACGCGACGGCAATTTCCGTACCACCCTTTCAGTAACGGACACAGGGGGCGGCATCGAAGACGCCGACCTGCCGAAAATTTTTGATCCCTACTATACGACAAAGAGCACCGGAACGGGACTCGGCCTGGCAATCGTCCACAAGATCATTGAAGCTCACGGAGGTG